The Campylobacter concisus DNA window CGATATAGATAAAGCCCTCTTCATCAACTTTTCCAAGATCTCCGGTCTTTAACCAGCCGTTTATTATGGTCTCATCAGTGATGCTTGGCATACCATAGTAGCCTTGCATGACGCAGTCGCCCTTTACAATGATCTCGCCGATCTGACCAACTGGAAGCTCCATCATCTCATCATTTACGATCTTTACCTCATAGCCATCAAGTACAGGCCCTATACTTAAAAGCTTTTGTTTATCATATAAATTTGCAGCTACGACTGGCGAGCATTCGCTAAGGCCATATCCCTCGACAAGTGTTGCGCGTGGAAATTTAACTCTAAAGTCATCTATAGTCTGCTTTGCAAGCGGAGCTGCACCACTTACAAATAATCTAATGCGGTTAAACCATCTAAAATACCAAGGAATTTTTGCCTTACCGATAGCTGTATAGATGGCTGGAATTCCTAAAAATACAGTTACACGCTTTAGCAAGGTTTGCTTTAATACATTTGAAAATGGAAATACTGATTTTACAAGTACCATAGAGGCACTCGCAAATATCGGAAGCAACACCATTGCAGTTAGCGTAAAACTATGAAACATCGGTAAAAAGACTATGAAACGATCGCTTTTTTTCACTATAAAACGATCATGAGCTCCAATTAAATTTGAAAAGATATTTTTATAGCTTATCATCGCACCTTTTGGCTTGCCAGTAGTACCTGAAGTGTAAATTATATGCATTAAATCATCTATTGCCGGATACTTTGTGATACTAAGAGCGTATTTATGATTTAGAGTTTCTGTAAAATTTATGTTTTTAACGAGCCCATTATTTTCATAGCCCTTGCTCATATCCTCTTTTGAAATTTGAGGTGTTGAAGTAAGATACGCGCTCTCGCCATACTCTTCATCAGTGTCTATATATTCATCTTTTGAGGCACTTTGAAGTTTCTTTGGTATTGCTCCGATCCAGATTATCTTTCTTAAAATTTCAAGCTCATTTAATGCGATTAACTCTTTTGCAAGCGAGCTAGACGCAAAAAGCACCTTTGCGCCGCAATCATTTATGATATATTCAAACTCGTTTGCTTTTAAAAAAGTATTCATAGGCACTGCGATACCGCCTATTGCAGTTATCGCAAGGTATGAGATGATAAATTCTTTCGAGTTTGTAACCGCCATAGCTACTTTATCGCCAAATTTTACTCCAGCAAGTTGCAAATAAGCTGCCACTTTATCGACATTTTGCTTTAATTCGCGATATTTTAGCTTCTCTTTTTCTTCAAAAAGAACTACTTGATTTGGATTTTCCTTTGCTACTTTGGTTAAAATTTCATAAAAATTATTATAAGAGTATCGCATTATTGACCCTAACTAAAATGTATATTTAAAAGTCGTACCAAGGATTTGGATCGTACCAGTATCAAATTCCCCTGACATTTTTGTAGCAATACTGTTGGTAATACCTGTCGCACGCTTCTTATCACGGTGTTGATAAACATATCCAAGTGCCATTTCAAGATTTGGTGTAAATTTATAATTTACTCCAAAAGAATATACCTTAGACGTAGTATTTGGAAGCTCTAAGCCAGTATGCTTACTACTTGTAATGTCTTCATCATAAGCAAAGCCAGCCATTAGTCTAAATTTTTCATTTACGTCGTAGGCAAGACCTAGTCTATATGTATTAGTATCTTTTGCATTTTTTATGACTGGATCGTCCATGAATCTTGCAAAAGCTGGATGCGAGTGAGCTGGACCTTTATCCATGTATTCAAAGTCATAGCCTTTAAATTTAGACCAATACGTCCTCTCAAAAGCTAGTAAAAGAGTAAAGTCGCTAAATTTATATCCAGTTGCAAGTACAAGCTGTGCAGGAAGTGGGATCTCAACTTTTGTTTTGCCATGATAGCTTATAGGAGATAGCGCTCCGTTAAAATCAGCATCTGTATGGCCTTTGATATCTAAATTTACATTTGAGCGGTAAGTAACAGCAAAGCTCAAATCCTCAATAGGTCTATAAGTAAGCGCAACATTGTAGCCATAGCCCATACCATCGCCTTTTATCTCTCTGTAGCCTATTCGTCCGAAGTCACTTGCTATCTTACCTTTGGTGTAAACACCTCTAGCACCAAGAGCAACGGCAAGTTTATCATTTATGCGGTAAGCCACAGTTGGATTTAACTCAACAACTTGCAGCTTAAACCTTTTAGCGGTAAATGCGGTAGCTGGATCCTCCCACGATACACCAACAGCAGCAGGAACGGCAAGAGCTAAACCGAATTTCCAGTTTTCATAAATTTCTGGCGTTACAAAACTAAATGTACCAGCTAGTGAGTCAAATTTTTCTGACTTGTAGCTTTTGCCACTATCACTTTTAAACTCGAGCTTATTTATATGAAACCAGCCAAGGGTACTTTCTATGTGATGGCGTCCATCTAAAAACATCATATTTGCAGGGTTAAAATATGCCGCATCAGCCCCAAAACTAAAGGCTACGTTACTAGCAGCAAGACCTAAAGAATCAGCACTTTGCTCAGGAACTTTATAACCTCCAGCATTTAGCAAAGTAGATGTTGCAATAATGCTTAATAGCACTTTTTTCATAGTTTTTCCTTTTCGAAATTTCTTAAAATTTTTATCTCGTCTTCCCAAATACTCTCGTCAATCGTCTCTAATATTAAAGGAATTTCGCCTATTTTATCATCATTTATTATATTTTTAAAAGCACTAAATCCAAGCTCACCCTTGCCAAGGCTCTCGTGCCTATCTTTTTTCGAGCCAAGTCCAAATTTTGCATCATTTAAATGCATGCCAGATAAAAATTTATAGCCAATGATCGCATCAAATTCCCCCATAGTTTTGGCGTAGGCCTCTTTACTTCTTAGATCATATCCAGCAGCAAATGCGTGACAGGTATCAAAGCAAACACCAACCCTACTCTCATCGTCTACTCGCTCTATCAAATAAGCAATCTGCTTAAAACTAAAGCCTAAATTTGAGCCTTGTGCAGCTGTATTTTCGATGACTAGCTTTACACCGCTTGTGCGTTTAAGTGCCACATTCATGCAGTTTGCGATATTATCTAAGCACTCTTTTTCACTTATTTGTTTTAGATGTGAGCCTGGATGAAAATTTAAAAGCTCTAGCCCAAGCTTACTGGCGCGATCTATCTCATCCACAAAGACTTCAAGCGACTTTGCTCTTGCCTCCTCATCTGGATGGCCTAAATTTATCAAGTAACTACTGTGTGGCAAAACATGCTTTGTGCTTATGCCAGAAATTTTTAGATTTTCTTTAAACTGCTCTATTTCACTAGCACTTAGCTCTTTTGCATTCCACTGGCGTTGATTTTTTGTAAAAAGAGCAAAGGCATTTGCTCCTATTTTTGCAGCATTTAACGGAGCGTTAAACACGCCTCCAGCCGCACTTACGTGAGCTCCGATGTATCTCATTTTAACTCTTTTATTATCACTCTTATTTTATTTTTGCTATCTATAAATTTGACGTAGTTGTCGCAAACCTCGTATTTTATAAAATATGAACTTAGATCTTGGCTAAAACCACACTCCGTATTTATCAAGCCTTTGCCATCATAAATCTTTTCTCTTTGCAAAATTTCTTCAAAAAGGCTCTCATAGTGCGAAGCTAGAAAAAATTTCTCATTAAACTCAGTCTTGTTAAAACAAGCATTATTTATGCAAATTTTATCTCTTATGCTTATGTTTGCGGTGTTTACGCCAGAACTATAAATTTGCAAATTTAGCTCATTTTTATATTTGTGGAAAAATCCAACGTCATTTATCTTTATCATTGGTGAAAATAAAGTAACTTGAAAAGCTTGTGAATTTTGCGGCGTTTTGGTAGCCACGCAGCCTGTAAAAATAAAAACAGACAACAAAGTAAATAAAAAATTTTTCAAAAATTTTTCCTTATTAATCTAAAATTAAGTATAAAAGAAATATAATCCCAATTTCATAACCGACATGTGGCCCATTCGTCTAGCGGTTAGGACATCGCCCTTTCACGGCGGTAACACGAGTTCGAGTCTCGTATGGGTCACCACTTCTAAAAATCAAAATCTTATCCATATAAGCTTTAAAATATAGTTAATCTTAAATATTATTTTTAATTATTATTTTAAATTTTTATTGAACTGTGCCGCTTTCAATTAAATGCGTTATTAAAATTTTAAAACCTAGAAAAATTAATATCGCTCCTCCCAAAAAGAGCGCCTTTTTCTTTAAAATTTCACCCATAAATTTACCTATATAAAAAGCAATCAAACTTAATGCAAAGCAGACTACACCGATGATGAGCGCACTCTCAAATACATTAACCGCTTCAAAACTAAGCGTGACACCAATGGCAAGTGCGTCTATGCTCGTGGCAAATGCGCCTATAAAAATGGTCTTAAGATCCATGCCCAATGACTCGCCCGCTTCGCTACTACAGGCCTCTTTTAGCATTTTAAAGCCAAGAAAACAGAGTATAAAAAATGCGATGAAGTGATCGATAGAGCTTATAAATTTAGCAAAGCTAATACCCAGGAAATAGCCAAGAAGCGGCATGAGAAACTGAAAAAAGCCAAGCATAAAAGCTATAAATAAAATTTTGCTAAGAACCAAATTTTTATACCTTGCACCATTTGCCATATTTAGTGCCGCACTATCCATGCTAAGAGCAAAGCTAAGAAGTAAAAGTTCCATAAATCCCCTTTAAAAAGGCACGAATTGTAATCTAAAAAGATTAAATTTATTTTAAGTGTTTAGATATTTTTTGTATGATTTTGCTTTAAATTTAAAAAAGGAAAGAAAATGAAAAGATCTCTTGTTATTCTTTTTGGTGCGCTTGCTTTAAATTTACAAGCTGCAAGCATGGACGATATGATAAATAAAGGTGTCAAAATCGCCACTCACGCATCAAGCGGCGATTATAAAAGCTTAGTTAGCGAGGCACTAAATGCAGCCGTTAGTGAGCTTTCGAAAGAGGGCTTTACAAACAATGCCACAGCTAAAATCCCACTCCCAAAAAGCCTTGAGATGGCGTCAAATTTAGCCAAAAAAGTAGGTGGCGAAAAGTGGGCGCAGGACCTTAGTAAGTCGATAAACAACGCTGCAACCACGGCCGTGCCGAAGGCTGCTGAAATTTTTAGTGAGAGCATAAAAAATATGAGCGAGGCCGATATCAAAAAGCTCTTTAACGGCGGCAGTGACAGCGTTACGAAGTATTTGCAACAAAGCTCCAGTCAAAAGCTAAAGGCCGCTTTTACGCCGATAATTGAAAAAATGATGAGCGATAATAGCTTTGCGACCGCGTATAATGGTCTAAATTCTTTCATCGGCGGCTCAGCAAAAAACAACGAAACGATAAAATCAGTAAAGAGCCTAGCTAAAAATTTAGGCGCAAGCGAGTATGTGCCATATGACGGTGAGGATCTAAACGCCTACATCACGAGAAAGACGCTAGATGGGCTATTTAACGTCATGAGCGAGAAGGAAAAGGGGCTAAGAAGTGGCTTTAGCCTAGATAGCGGTAAAAAGGTGCTAGACTCGATCTTTAAATGAGAAATTTGACCGCTCAAAACAAAGCTGACATCGCTCTTATCGTAATTGCCGTCGTTTGGGGCGCTACGTTTTTACCCATGGCAAACGCGCTAAAGACAAATGGCGTCTTTGTCATGCTTTTTTGTAGATTTTTTATTTCCGCTATCTTTATGGGACTTATAGCATTTAAATTTTCTAAAATTTTTGATAAAAAAAGTGTAGTTTACGGCACCATTCTTGGCGTAGTTCTCTTTGGCTCATTTGTTGCTCAAACTTACGCTCTAAAGCTTACTTTTAGCTCAAGTGTTGCCTTTATTACAGGGCTTGAGTGTGTGATCGTGCCTTTTATGACAGCACTCATTTTTAAAAATAAAATAACCATTTTTGCTATTTTTGGTGCGCTTATTGCTATTTTTGGGCTTTGGCTCTTAAGTGGCGCTACGCTAGCACTTGGGAGCGGCGAGGCACTTGCCCTACTTTGTGCCATATTTTACGCACTGTACACGAGCTTAAATGGCCACTTTGTAAGAAAATGTGAGCTTTATCTACTCGTATTTGTAGTATTTCTCACCGTCTCTTTACTCTCATTTGTCTTTGCATTTATTGAAGGTAGTGTGGCGCCAAATTACGATAGGGAATTTTTTATAGCAATTTTTATCACTGCATTTATTGGCACCATTTTTTGCTACTTTGTACAAACCATCGCTCAAAGATATACAACAGCCAGCAAAGCAGCTTTATTTTTCTGTCTTGAGCCAGTTTCTGCTGGCTTTATCGGCTATTTTTTCGCTGGTGAAAAGCTCACACTCATACAAATTTTTGGCGCGATCTTAATAATCTTTGGAGTTATTTTTAGCGAATTTGGTAAAAAATTTTTCTCCAGATCAAAACTAGCTTAAAAGACAAAAAGCTTCATCTGCGACTCTATCTTTTCATCTATAAACTCGCCGTCAAATCTCTCTTTTAACATCGCTAAAACCACCTTTTCATCGTAGTTTTTGGCCCCGTTTATCTCAAGGTGCCAGCAGATGTTCTCAGCAGCTTCTTGCACACTTCGTCTAGCGATCCTTGTCTCATTTAAAATTTCACTCTTATAAGCAATACTCTGCTCATTTAGCCATGCTTCAAGTCTATTTACAATATTTTTTTGAGAGAGAGTGCGTCCAAATTTTTCAAAAAATGGCTCAAGCAGATCAGAGCTTCTAGGCTTATCCCAGCCAAGATAGAGCTTTTGCTTGGCACAGTTTTGAAATTTCAAAAAATCCTCGTCGCTCGCAATGGCTGGGCTCATCGTACAAATAGCGATATCAAAGCGCTTTGTGGGCTTAAATTCTCTCCACGAACAAACCTCGCTGGTTAAATTTGTCACGCCAAATCTTTTTGCGTCCTCATTTAAAATTTCTATCATCTTCTCCGAGCTATCAATGCCAGTTATATTTTTTGCAGTTTTTGACAAAAATATCGTCCAAACACCGGTACCACAGCCTATATCAAGAATTTCTTTGCCGCTAAAATCAACTCCCCAAGCTAAGGCTTTAGCAAAAATTTGTTGCTGAATAGCACTTACTTTGCCATCAAACCTTTGGTAGTTTGACGCCTTTTTATCCCATAAATTTTGCATTTTAGCTCCTTATTTTTTGGTTATAATTCTAGCAAAAAAGGCTAGAAATGAAAGATTTTATCTACAAAGTAATAATCCCACCACAAGCCATTGATATGCACGGACACATGAATAATGTCTATTATTTCACTCTTATGCAAGAGGCTGCATTTGCACATTCTGCCGCAGTTGGAGACACGGTCGAGGCGCAGTATAAAAGAGGCGAGATCTGGCTCATTAGAAAAAATGAAGCCAAATATATAAAAAGCGTAAAATTAATGGATGAGATAGAGATTCATACTTACACACAAGCTGAAGGCAAGGCGACTTCGTGTAGATATTTTGAGTTTAAAAAAGATGACGAGCTAATAGCAACTGGCAAGACCGAGTTTGTTTACGTTGATCTAAAAACAAATCGCCCAAAAGCCATTCCAGCTGAGATCATCGCACTTTACTCGTGATCACACTCGTCGCAAACGCCTTTTATCACGGCGCTTTTTATATTTTTAGCGACGTTTAGATGGGGCATATCGATGTTTGTGACTTTATGACAGACATCGCAGATAAAGTACGCTTTTGCCTCATTTGCTAGTTCGTAGTAGCTTTTATGATTATTTTCGGTTTTTATGACAAGGCCCTTTTTTTCAAAAATTTCTATACTTCTATAAAAAGTAGTTTTATTTGCATTAAGGCTTTCTAAAATTTCATCATAGCTTAATGGAGTTTTGGCATTTTGCAAAATTTCAACGAGCTTTATGCGAAAAGTAGTTGCCTTGATACTATGCTCTTCTAAGAAATTTCTTGCATTCATCCTTGCCCTTTTTATTTTTTGTATATTAACGCTAAAAGTTTTAAATTTCATTTAAAAAGCACTATATTTAGGCTTTCGTTCTTTAAGTTGCAACCAAGTTGCAATCTGCTAAACTTCCGCAATATTTTTTCAAACAAAGGAGAGATGGTGAGAAAGATTTTTGTTTTTTTAGCAGTTTGCGCTTTGTCACTTTTTGCAAAGCCAGTTGTTACGACTAGCATATTGCCTACAAAATTTTTTGTTGAGCAGATCGCTGGTGATACACTAAGCGTAAATACAATGGTTGGCAAAGGTGCTGATCCGCACACTTATGAGCCAAAGCCAAAACAGATGAAGGAGCTTGAAAAGAGCGAGCTTTACTTTGCTATTGGTATTGAGTTTGAAGATACTTGGCTAGAGCGTTTTTCAAAATCTTTTAAAAACTTACACATTGTAAAAACACAAGAAGGTATCGAAAAGATAGCTATGAGTGATGAACACGAACATCATGAACACCATGAACATCACGAGCACAAGCACGAGGGCGAGCATAAACATGAACATCACGAGCATCATGACCATGACCACGAAGCTGACGAACATCATCACCATCATCATGATGGCCTTGATCCACACATTTGGCTTGATCCGGTTTTAGTAAAAACTCAAGCTGATAATATAGCTAAGGCGCTAATAGAGAAATTCCCGCAAAATGCAAAGCTTTATGAGGAGAATTTGGCTAAATTTAAAGCTAGCCTTGACGAGCTTGATGGCTTTATCAAAAATACTCTAAAAGATGTTAAAACTCGCGAATTTATCGTATATCACCCATCTTGGGGATATTTTGCAAAACGCTATAACTTAGAGCAAATCGCTATCGAGATAGAGGGCAAAGAGCCAAAGCCAGCTGAGCTAAAAGAGCTCATCGAAGAGGCTAAAGAGCACGGTGTAAAGGTTATTTTCGTGGCTCCGCAGTTTCCAACAAAGGCTGCAAATTTAGTAGCAAAAGAGACTGGCTCAAAGGTCATAAGCATTGATCAGCTCCCAGAAAATTGGCTAGATGAGATGAAAAAAACAGCAGAAATTTTTGCTAAGAGTCTATAAAAAATGTTAGCACGCCTGATTGTTATTTACTTCTTTGCTATAAATGCCTTCGGGTGTGCCCTTTGCTCGCTTTATAGCCCGACCGCTCACGTGAGCGTAAAATTTGACTCAAACGAAAACAATATCACTACAATTGCTTTTTCATGGACATTTTCACAAAATTTCTCAGAGCTTATGAGGCAAAATTTTGACCTAAATCAGGATGAAAAGATAGATGAAAGCGAGATCAAAAAGATCCGCTTAAATTTACTTGATTATCTTGTACCAAGGCACTATTTAACGAATATCGAGTACTTTTACAAAGATGAAAATGCTACAAAGCTTGAGCTAAATTTAAAAAAGTATAAACTCTATTTTGATGAGGGCAGATTAAAATTTGACGTTAGTTTTAAGACAAATTTGCTTATCAAAGATGGCTTTGTGGTGTCTGTCGAAATGGACGATAAAGAGGGATATTTTAATTTTAAATTTACACAAAACAACGCATTTTTGGTATCAGATCAGTTTTGGACGATACCAAATCCAAATGCAAATTTAATATTTTTTACATTTTCAAGTAAGGCTGCAGCCAAAGCTCATAACGAAAAGCCTGCATTAAAAGAGCTTCTAAAAGAGCCAAACTCAGTAAATTTTGAAGATGAAAATTTAAGCCAGATCGATAAGATCGATGAAGCTAAGTTTGATCTTGTTTCAAAAACAAGTCTAAATATGCTTGATAGATTAAAGCAAATTCTAAGAAATTTTGATCAAAAAAGTCCGCTGACTCTGCTATTTTTAGCGCTCATATCATTTGGTTATGGCTTTTTACACGCTGCATCTGCGGGACATGGCAAGGTGCTTACAAGCTCTTATTTTGCCGCGACTGGCGGAAGCTACGCCAAAGCCTTTTTCTTCTCTTTAAAGATCGGATTTTTACATGTTGTGGGTGCGTTTATTTTTGTGCTTGCTAGTTTTATGATGTTGCGTGAGATCAGTAGCGATCTGACAAAAGATACAGCAAGCGTTACGACAGCATTTTCTGGCGTTATTATCTTTTTTGTAGCGATTTTTATGCTTTATAAAAAGGTCAAAATTTATCTTTCAGGCAAAAAAGAGTTAAATAAATTTTATATTTTTAGCTCAAGTTTAAGCCAAAATTTGAGTAAAAATACAAAATTTACTAGCGACTGTGGCTGTAATATCTGTACTACAAAAAAACCAAAAAGCAAAGAAGAATGGCTGGTTGCAGCTGCTGCGGCACTTATTCCTTGTCCTGGTACGATACTTGTCTTTGTGCTAGCAAATGAGCTAGGCAGCTACTTTGCAGGCGTTATAAGTGGCGTATTTATGGCACTTGGCATGAGCGCAGTGATATTTTTAGCGGCTGTTTTTGGAGCCAAGATAAATGAGAGCACAAACATTAAGCTAAAAAAGTTTAAAATCTATGCCGAATTTATGGCTCTTAGCGTTATGCTTTGGCTTGGACTTTTTATTTTTACTACGACATTTACGCAAAAGAGTCTGTTTTGAAAGAAATTATAAAAATTAGAAATTTAAACTTTAGCTACGATAAGCAAGTGGTTTTAGAAGGTATCAATTTAGATTATAGTAGCGATGAGTTTTTAGCTATTATCGGTCCAAATGGTGGTGGCAAAAGTACACTTTTAAAGCTTATCTTAGGGCTGCTTAAGCCTCAAAGTGGCGAGATAAAGCTCTTTGGAAAAGAGCCAAGCGAAGTCAGTAAATTTATAGGCTATGTGCCTCAAAATTTTCTCTCAAATCAAAGCTTTCCGATGATGGTTTTAGAAGTAGTTTTAATGGGGCTAATTGATAAAAAAATTTTTGGTTTTTACTCGCAAGCTGAGAAACAAATGGCTCTTGCAGCCCTTGAGAAAGTTGGCATGAAAGAATTTGCAAGCGCTAGAATTGGTGAGCTAAGCGGTGGTCAAAGACAGCGTGTATATATCGCAAGAGCGCTTTGTGCAAATGCAAAGGTCCTCGTTTTAGACGAGCCGACAGCTAGTATCGATACAAAGGGTCAGGCTGAAATTTATGAAATTTTAAAAAATATAAATGCAAGTGGTGTTGGTGTAGTTTTGGTAAGTCACGATCTAAATATCGTGCTAAATTATGCTACAAAAATCGCCTATGTGAGTAAAAATTTACATATTCATAAAACTCATGAAGATACTGCAAAAAGAGAATTTATAGAGCATTTAGCAAAATCTCATAGCCATTTTTGCGATGTCGAGATCGCACTTGGCGAATGTGAGTGCAAAATCAAAAGTAATGTTTTTAAGCTAAAGAGATAAAATGAGTGAAATTTTAGAGTTAAATTTTATGCAAAATGCCTTTATTGCTGGCATTTTAGTTAGTATCATTTGTGGGCTCATAGGCTCGCTCGTTGTTATAAATAAAATGACTTTTATCGCTGGTGGTATCGCGCACGGAGCATATGGCGGCATAGGACTTGCCTTTTTCTTCTCGCTCGAACCACTTCTTGGAGCTAGTATATTCTCACTCTTTTTAGCCCTTATAATCGCCACTATCACATTAAAAGATAAAACCAACATCGACTCAGTTATTGGTGCTATTTGGGCATTTGGTATGGCTATTGGTATCATTTTTATCGATTTAACTCCGGGATACAATGCCGATCTCATGAGCTATCTTTTTGGCTCTATTTTAGCAGTGAGTGGGCAAGATATAACATTTATGAGTATCTTAGATATCTTATTTTTAGCGCTCATTGCCCTTTTTTATCGTCAATTTGTAGCTATTAGCTTTGACGCAGAGTTTGCAAAGTTGCGCGGCGTAAATACAACATTTTTTCACTATTTATTAGTATGTATGATGGCACTTTGTGTGGTGGCTACGATTCGTGTTGTTGGGCTGATTCTAGTCATCGCTCTTCTTACTATACCGCCATATTTAGCACAAATTTTTGCCAAAAGACTTGGACTGATGATGTTAATCTCTACTATCTTTTCAGTCGTTTTTTGCTTTAGCGGTCTATTTATTAGCTTTTATTTTAACCTAACAGGCGGAGCTAGCATAATCTTAGTTGCTTCACTTTGCTTTTTTGCATTTTGTTTTAAATTTAAAAGCTTACGTCAGTAGCCATTCTTAACTGATAAAGCGTCCAAAAGACGAAGCAAATGGCTGTGAGATAGACACTAAAAAATAGAGCCAGCCATATAAATTTTATCTCAAGATCAAAATAGAAGACTACCGCGTAAAAAAGTGATCCTTGAAGTACGAATTGCCTAAATCCATTTAGCAAAAAGATGGCCACTGGGCGTTTTATGGCCTGAAGAGTGCTGCCTGAGACATTTATCGTGCCATAAGCTACGTAAGCAAGAGAATTTATACCAAGATAAAGCCCTGCTATCTCCAAAACTGCCGGCGTATCATCAAAAATTCTTATCATATCTTCACCAAAAAATCTAATAAAAACACAAGCAAATGTACAATAAATAAGTAAAAAAAGAAGCGAAATTTTATAGCATTGTTTAGCTCTTTTAAAATTTTTAGCGCCATAGTTTCTTGAAACGATACTTAAAACTGCTGCGGCCATACCAATGGTCGGCAATACCAAAATTTGCTCTATCCTTAAAGCTATACCGTACCCCGCTACGGCATTTACGCCATAGTAGCTTATAAATTTTAAAAGCACAAGTGAGCCAAGCGACATTGATAGATAGTTCAAACAAGCCGGTAAAGCTTGCTTTGTAATCTTTGCCCAAATACTAAAATTTGGCACAAAATAGCTTAAATTTCTTGGCTCGATCATCTTAGCTTTTTTAACTTTTACAAAAA harbors:
- a CDS encoding metal ABC transporter solute-binding protein, Zn/Mn family, whose amino-acid sequence is MRKIFVFLAVCALSLFAKPVVTTSILPTKFFVEQIAGDTLSVNTMVGKGADPHTYEPKPKQMKELEKSELYFAIGIEFEDTWLERFSKSFKNLHIVKTQEGIEKIAMSDEHEHHEHHEHHEHKHEGEHKHEHHEHHDHDHEADEHHHHHHDGLDPHIWLDPVLVKTQADNIAKALIEKFPQNAKLYEENLAKFKASLDELDGFIKNTLKDVKTREFIVYHPSWGYFAKRYNLEQIAIEIEGKEPKPAELKELIEEAKEHGVKVIFVAPQFPTKAANLVAKETGSKVISIDQLPENWLDEMKKTAEIFAKSL
- a CDS encoding nickel/cobalt transporter, producing MLARLIVIYFFAINAFGCALCSLYSPTAHVSVKFDSNENNITTIAFSWTFSQNFSELMRQNFDLNQDEKIDESEIKKIRLNLLDYLVPRHYLTNIEYFYKDENATKLELNLKKYKLYFDEGRLKFDVSFKTNLLIKDGFVVSVEMDDKEGYFNFKFTQNNAFLVSDQFWTIPNPNANLIFFTFSSKAAAKAHNEKPALKELLKEPNSVNFEDENLSQIDKIDEAKFDLVSKTSLNMLDRLKQILRNFDQKSPLTLLFLALISFGYGFLHAASAGHGKVLTSSYFAATGGSYAKAFFFSLKIGFLHVVGAFIFVLASFMMLREISSDLTKDTASVTTAFSGVIIFFVAIFMLYKKVKIYLSGKKELNKFYIFSSSLSQNLSKNTKFTSDCGCNICTTKKPKSKEEWLVAAAAALIPCPGTILVFVLANELGSYFAGVISGVFMALGMSAVIFLAAVFGAKINESTNIKLKKFKIYAEFMALSVMLWLGLFIFTTTFTQKSLF
- a CDS encoding metal ABC transporter ATP-binding protein; its protein translation is MKEIIKIRNLNFSYDKQVVLEGINLDYSSDEFLAIIGPNGGGKSTLLKLILGLLKPQSGEIKLFGKEPSEVSKFIGYVPQNFLSNQSFPMMVLEVVLMGLIDKKIFGFYSQAEKQMALAALEKVGMKEFASARIGELSGGQRQRVYIARALCANAKVLVLDEPTASIDTKGQAEIYEILKNINASGVGVVLVSHDLNIVLNYATKIAYVSKNLHIHKTHEDTAKREFIEHLAKSHSHFCDVEIALGECECKIKSNVFKLKR
- a CDS encoding metal ABC transporter permease; the protein is MSEILELNFMQNAFIAGILVSIICGLIGSLVVINKMTFIAGGIAHGAYGGIGLAFFFSLEPLLGASIFSLFLALIIATITLKDKTNIDSVIGAIWAFGMAIGIIFIDLTPGYNADLMSYLFGSILAVSGQDITFMSILDILFLALIALFYRQFVAISFDAEFAKLRGVNTTFFHYLLVCMMALCVVATIRVVGLILVIALLTIPPYLAQIFAKRLGLMMLISTIFSVVFCFSGLFISFYFNLTGGASIILVASLCFFAFCFKFKSLRQ
- a CDS encoding MATE family efflux transporter, giving the protein MDLLKDPLNKLIISLSLPAGTAMMFNTLYNVTGTFFAAKISTLAVAGMAMSFLLYLSIVGIGLGFGSALTALIGNSLGAGKVKMAKFYAANGIIFVLVFAIFIGFCGYFLAPNLLTFLGADHHYLKEALDYAGVIFLAAPFFLIIKSLNGVLVALGDTKSYRNWLFYGLFINAFFCYFFAFILDLGVKGLALATACVQLLGMIYLFVKVKKAKMIEPRNLSYFVPNFSIWAKITKQALPACLNYLSMSLGSLVLLKFISYYGVNAVAGYGIALRIEQILVLPTIGMAAAVLSIVSRNYGAKNFKRAKQCYKISLLFLLIYCTFACVFIRFFGEDMIRIFDDTPAVLEIAGLYLGINSLAYVAYGTINVSGSTLQAIKRPVAIFLLNGFRQFVLQGSLFYAVVFYFDLEIKFIWLALFFSVYLTAICFVFWTLYQLRMATDVSF